A genomic region of Pseudomonas sp. KU43P contains the following coding sequences:
- a CDS encoding DeoR/GlpR family DNA-binding transcription regulator — protein sequence MSKRNTPQRRHNILALLSEQGEVSVDALAKRFETSEVTIRKDLAALEANGLLLRRYGGAVPVPQEMLGESAQPVSAYKKAIARAAVGRIREHARIIIDSGSTTAAMIPELGRQPGLVVMTNSLNVARAISELEHEPVLLMTGGTWDPHSESFQGQVAEQVLRSYDFDQLFIGADGIDLSRGTTTFNELLGLSRVMAEVAREVIVMVESDKVGRKIPNLELPWGSVHTLITDERLPAAAREHIQARGINLICAAISQEK from the coding sequence ATGTCGAAACGCAACACTCCCCAACGCCGCCACAACATCCTGGCCCTGCTGAGCGAGCAAGGCGAGGTAAGTGTGGATGCCTTGGCCAAGCGCTTCGAAACGTCGGAAGTCACTATTCGCAAGGATCTGGCGGCACTCGAAGCCAACGGCCTGCTACTGCGCCGCTACGGCGGCGCGGTACCCGTACCGCAAGAGATGCTCGGTGAGTCGGCCCAGCCCGTGTCTGCCTACAAGAAGGCCATTGCCCGGGCTGCCGTCGGGCGCATCCGCGAGCACGCGCGGATCATCATCGACAGCGGCAGCACGACTGCTGCCATGATCCCTGAACTGGGCCGCCAGCCGGGCCTGGTGGTGATGACCAACTCGCTGAACGTAGCCCGCGCCATCAGCGAACTGGAACACGAGCCCGTGCTGCTGATGACCGGCGGCACCTGGGATCCGCACTCCGAGTCATTCCAGGGCCAGGTGGCTGAGCAGGTACTACGCTCCTACGATTTCGACCAGCTGTTCATCGGCGCCGATGGCATCGACCTCAGCCGCGGCACGACCACCTTCAATGAACTGCTCGGCCTGAGCCGGGTCATGGCCGAGGTGGCCCGTGAGGTGATCGTGATGGTCGAGTCCGATAAGGTTGGGCGCAAGATCCCCAACCTCGAGCTGCCCTGGGGCAGCGTGCACACCCTTATTACAGACGAACGCCTGCCCGCAGCGGCACGCGAACACATTCAAGCCCGCGGCATCAATCTGATTTGCGCCGCGATCAGCCAGGAGAAATAA